One genomic segment of Anas platyrhynchos isolate ZD024472 breed Pekin duck chromosome 32, IASCAAS_PekinDuck_T2T, whole genome shotgun sequence includes these proteins:
- the LOC140000447 gene encoding olfactory receptor 14C36-like, producing MSNSSFPTEFLLLTFADTHELQLLHFGLFLGIYLAALLGNGLILTAIACNHRLHSPMYFFLLNLTLLDLGSISTTVPKAMANSLWDTRTISYSECAIQVLFFFFFISAEFSLLIIMAYDRYIAICQPLHYGTIMDSRTCVNMAAAAWGSGFLYAVLHTANTFSLPLCQGNALDQFFCEIPQILKLSCSDAYLKEVGLIVPSVCLAFVCFVFLVLSYMQIFRAVLRIPSQQGRHKAFSTCLPHLAVVSLFISTAFFAYLKPPSMSFSSLNLVLAVLYSVVPPAVNPLIYSMRNQELKEAMWKVMNGGFSEGINCLCS from the coding sequence atgtccaacagcagcttccccacagagttcctcctcctgacattcgcagacacacacgagctgcagctcctgcactttgggctcttcctgggcatctacctggctgccctcctgggcaacggcctcatcctcacagccatagcctgcaaCCACCGACTCCACagccccatgtacttcttcctcctcaacctcaccctcctcgacctgggatccatctccaccactgttcccaaagccatggccaattccctgtgggacaccaggaccatctcctacTCGGAATGTGCTAtacaagttttattctttttctttttcatctcagcagagttttctcttctcatcatcatggcctatgaccgctacattgccatctgccaacccctgcactacgggacaataatggacagcagaacttgtgtcaacatggcagcagctgcctggggcagtggctttctctatgctgtgctgcacactgccaacacattttccctccccctctgccaaggcaatgccctggaccagttcttctgtgaaattccccagatcctcaagctctcctgctcagatgcctacctcaaaGAAGTTGGGCTTATTGTGCCTAGTGTGTGTTTAgcctttgtgtgttttgttttccttgtgctttcttacatgcagatcttcagggccgtgctgaggatcccctcacagcagggacgacacaaagctttttccacatgtctccctcacctggctgtggtctccctgttcatcagcactgccttttttgcctacctgaaacCCCCCTCTATGTCCTTCTCCTCCCTTAATCTtgtgctggcagttctgtactcggtggtgcctccagcagtgaaccctctcatctacagcatgaggaatcagGAGCTGAAGGAAGCCATGTGGAAAGTGATGAATGGAGGTTTTTCAGAAGGAATAAACTGCCTGTGTTCTTAA